One Eurosta solidaginis isolate ZX-2024a chromosome 5, ASM4086904v1, whole genome shotgun sequence DNA segment encodes these proteins:
- the Svip gene encoding small VCP/p97-interacting protein isoform X2, with protein sequence MGSLCSSCFGGNGGESSNLMPSPVSQETRRRQQLEAAERRREENERRGVKNLDSVRRQQQRSEEMGRREEEAARTGGGSPTLKWQTS encoded by the exons ATGGGATCGTTGTGTTCATCATGCTTTGGGGGTAATGGTGGGGAATCATCGAATTTGATGCCATCACCGGTAAGTCAA GAGACACGTCGTCGACAGCAACTCGAGGCAGCAGAGCGACGACGCGAGGAAAATGAAAGAAGGGGTGTAAAGAATTTAGATAGTGTACGACGGCAACAACAGCGTTCTGAAGAAATGGGTAGGCGGGAAGAGGAAGCAGCACGGACGGGTGGCGGCTCCCCAACCTTAAAG TGGCAAACTTCTTAG
- the Svip gene encoding small VCP/p97-interacting protein isoform X1 codes for MGSLCSSCFGGNGGESSNLMPSPTYCNPKETRRRQQLEAAERRREENERRGVKNLDSVRRQQQRSEEMGRREEEAARTGGGSPTLKWQTS; via the exons ATGGGATCGTTGTGTTCATCATGCTTTGGGGGTAATGGTGGGGAATCATCGAATTTGATGCCATCACCG ACTTATTGCAATCCTAAGGAGACACGTCGTCGACAGCAACTCGAGGCAGCAGAGCGACGACGCGAGGAAAATGAAAGAAGGGGTGTAAAGAATTTAGATAGTGTACGACGGCAACAACAGCGTTCTGAAGAAATGGGTAGGCGGGAAGAGGAAGCAGCACGGACGGGTGGCGGCTCCCCAACCTTAAAG TGGCAAACTTCTTAG
- the Svip gene encoding small VCP/p97-interacting protein isoform X3, with translation MGSLCSSCFGGNGGESSNLMPSPETRRRQQLEAAERRREENERRGVKNLDSVRRQQQRSEEMGRREEEAARTGGGSPTLKWQTS, from the exons ATGGGATCGTTGTGTTCATCATGCTTTGGGGGTAATGGTGGGGAATCATCGAATTTGATGCCATCACCG GAGACACGTCGTCGACAGCAACTCGAGGCAGCAGAGCGACGACGCGAGGAAAATGAAAGAAGGGGTGTAAAGAATTTAGATAGTGTACGACGGCAACAACAGCGTTCTGAAGAAATGGGTAGGCGGGAAGAGGAAGCAGCACGGACGGGTGGCGGCTCCCCAACCTTAAAG TGGCAAACTTCTTAG